A DNA window from Polyangium spumosum contains the following coding sequences:
- the pseB gene encoding UDP-N-acetylglucosamine 4,6-dehydratase (inverting), whose amino-acid sequence MKRKLAFGDVSPNLEGKVVLVTGGTGSFGTAMVRRLLAEGSPRKVIVFSRDEQKHYQMQQTLDDPRLRYFVGDVRDKDRLRRAFEGVDVVFHSAAMKHVPLAEYNPIEAIRTNISGAENVIDAALERGVERVIALSTDKAVNPVNLYGATKLCMEKLFVAANSYRGASRGTSFAVVRYGNVVGSKGSVVPLFLAQREKGEITITDPRMTRFWISMDQALDLCLHAAAAGKGGEVFVPQIPATDLATLVEALAPECRKRIVGIRPGEKLHEALITADEARQVVDTGKVYVIEPSFPWWGGAHHEGSRVAEDFCYTSANAPHRPGVEELRDLLRSLGFLPAHCAA is encoded by the coding sequence TTGAAACGGAAGCTCGCGTTCGGTGATGTCTCGCCCAATCTCGAGGGCAAGGTCGTCCTCGTGACCGGCGGCACGGGTTCGTTTGGCACCGCGATGGTGCGTCGCCTGCTCGCCGAGGGATCGCCGCGCAAGGTGATCGTCTTCAGCCGGGACGAGCAGAAGCATTACCAGATGCAGCAGACGCTCGACGATCCGCGGCTGCGTTATTTCGTGGGCGACGTGCGCGACAAGGATCGGCTGCGGCGCGCGTTCGAGGGCGTGGACGTCGTGTTCCACTCGGCGGCGATGAAGCACGTGCCGCTCGCCGAGTACAACCCGATCGAGGCGATCCGCACGAACATCAGCGGCGCCGAGAACGTGATCGACGCGGCCCTCGAGCGGGGCGTCGAGCGCGTCATCGCGCTCTCGACCGACAAGGCCGTCAACCCGGTGAACCTCTACGGCGCGACGAAGCTCTGCATGGAGAAGCTCTTCGTCGCGGCGAACAGCTACCGCGGCGCCTCGCGGGGCACGTCGTTCGCCGTCGTCCGATACGGCAACGTCGTGGGGAGCAAGGGCTCCGTCGTGCCGCTGTTCCTCGCGCAGCGCGAGAAGGGCGAGATCACGATCACCGATCCGCGGATGACGCGCTTCTGGATCTCCATGGATCAGGCGCTCGATCTCTGCCTGCACGCGGCCGCCGCGGGCAAGGGCGGCGAGGTGTTCGTCCCGCAGATCCCGGCGACCGATCTCGCGACGCTCGTCGAGGCGCTCGCGCCCGAGTGCAGGAAGCGCATCGTGGGCATCCGGCCCGGCGAGAAGCTGCACGAGGCGCTGATCACCGCCGACGAGGCGCGGCAGGTCGTCGACACGGGCAAGGTGTACGTGATCGAGCCGAGCTTCCCGTGGTGGGGCGGCGCGCACCACGAGGGCAGCCGCGTGGCCGAGGATTTCTGCTACACGAGCGCGAACGCGCCGCACCGGCCGGGCGTCGAGGAGCTGCGCGACCTGCTCCGCAGCCTGGGTTTCTTGCCCGCGCACTGCGCCGCCTGA
- the pseC gene encoding UDP-4-amino-4,6-dideoxy-N-acetyl-beta-L-altrosamine transaminase — protein sequence MSAFLPYGRQSIDDDDVAAVVRALRSDWLTQGPEVDAFEAELARITSARFAVAFSNGTTALHAACAALGLGPGDEVITTPMTFTASANCARYVGATPVLVDVEPKAATLDPSCLEAAIGPKTRMIIPVHYAGQPARMEEIGALAKRHGLAVLEDAAHALGATQGGSPIGSCVFSDMAMFSFHPVKHVTTGEGGAITTNDEKLRDALRLFRSHGITKDPTRLRNPSPGPWYQEQILLGHNFRLTDIQAALGRSQLGKLERFVTRRREIAARYDALFGPAHGVEPLGRLDGTEHAFHLYVVRIDFAGFGKTRAEVMTRLRERGIGTQVHYVPVHLHPSYADRGWKPGSFPVTEAFYAEVLSLPMFPDMQDADVDRVASTLVEVLGA from the coding sequence ATGAGTGCTTTTCTTCCGTACGGCAGGCAGTCGATCGACGACGACGACGTCGCCGCGGTCGTGAGGGCGCTGCGCAGCGATTGGCTCACGCAGGGGCCCGAGGTGGACGCCTTCGAGGCGGAGCTCGCCCGGATCACCTCGGCGCGCTTCGCCGTGGCATTTTCGAACGGGACGACGGCCCTGCACGCGGCCTGCGCGGCGCTCGGGCTCGGGCCCGGGGACGAGGTGATCACGACGCCGATGACGTTCACGGCCTCGGCGAACTGCGCGCGGTACGTGGGCGCGACGCCCGTGCTCGTCGACGTCGAGCCGAAGGCCGCGACCCTCGATCCATCGTGCCTCGAAGCCGCCATCGGCCCGAAGACGCGCATGATCATCCCGGTGCATTACGCGGGGCAGCCGGCGCGGATGGAGGAGATCGGCGCGCTCGCGAAGCGGCACGGCCTCGCGGTCCTGGAGGACGCGGCCCACGCGCTCGGCGCGACCCAGGGAGGATCACCCATCGGCTCGTGCGTGTTCTCCGACATGGCGATGTTCTCGTTCCACCCGGTCAAGCACGTGACGACGGGGGAGGGGGGCGCGATCACGACGAACGACGAGAAGCTCCGCGACGCGCTGCGGCTCTTCCGATCACACGGAATCACGAAGGATCCGACACGGCTCCGCAACCCGTCGCCGGGGCCCTGGTACCAGGAGCAGATCCTCCTCGGGCACAACTTCCGGCTCACGGACATCCAGGCGGCGCTCGGCCGCTCCCAGCTCGGCAAGCTCGAGCGGTTCGTCACGCGGAGGCGCGAGATCGCGGCGCGGTACGACGCGCTCTTCGGGCCCGCGCATGGCGTCGAGCCGCTCGGGCGGCTCGATGGGACGGAGCACGCCTTCCACCTCTACGTCGTGCGGATCGACTTCGCCGGGTTCGGCAAGACACGCGCCGAGGTGATGACGAGGCTCCGCGAGCGCGGGATCGGCACGCAGGTGCACTACGTGCCGGTGCACTTGCACCCGTCGTACGCCGATCGCGGCTGGAAGCCGGGCAGCTTCCCGGTCACGGAGGCCTTCTACGCCGAGGTCCTCTCGCTCCCGATGTTCCCGGACATGCAGGACGCCGACGTCGATCGCGTCGCCTCCACGCTCGTCGAGGTCCTCGGTGCCTGA
- the pseG gene encoding UDP-2,4-diacetamido-2,4,6-trideoxy-beta-L-altropyranose hydrolase produces MPEPRVVAIVQARMGSSRLPGKVLERAAGRPLLDHLAERLGAAKRLSAIVLATTRRPLDDVLEGEAARLGISCSRGSEDDVLERFVLAARAAEADVVVRITADCPLLDPAEVDRVVGAFLAADPPLDYAANFAPDDRRIPLGLSVEVFSRAALERAHAEGRAGYHREHVTPYLYEEKGRFRTGVVHPAEDLSHLRLTVDTPEDLVVVRAVLEALEGEPDRMSLARAARFLVVHPEIARLNASVRQRSFRESDGPARLHGAWAIFRADATPEVGAGHAMRCLAIAEAWVLAGGRAALLGLVPASIADRFTERGIEVHAVPTRITPGSAADALWLRTSAEERGAVVVVADGYAFDAQWLATSRGPFVTAYVDDFSQQDLPVDVVIDPNAGGREEGRGAGPQRVLAGARYTPLRAEFRRSPAPARSFAPPLSLLLTFGASDPARLSLPALRAVLAIGKAVPLRITVLAGPMHPDLEALRALAASVDDVAQRPAIVHDTKDVAALFASIDLAVAAAGSTAWELAAMGVPMLLVPVADNQRAVIDPLVSAGAAARLDLEAARDEARLSRVIEVFALAGAQAHLAMSQACTGLVDGRGAERTCDALAEIVSAEAARRAPKERA; encoded by the coding sequence GTGCCTGAGCCGCGCGTCGTCGCGATCGTGCAGGCGCGAATGGGGTCGAGTCGGCTCCCCGGGAAGGTGCTCGAGCGCGCCGCCGGACGTCCGCTGCTCGACCACCTCGCGGAGCGGCTCGGCGCGGCGAAGCGGCTCTCGGCGATCGTCCTCGCCACCACGCGGCGCCCGCTCGACGACGTGCTCGAAGGCGAGGCGGCGCGGCTCGGAATCTCCTGCTCTCGCGGCAGCGAGGACGACGTGCTCGAGAGGTTCGTCCTCGCCGCGCGCGCGGCCGAGGCGGACGTCGTCGTGCGCATCACGGCCGACTGTCCGCTGCTCGATCCCGCCGAGGTGGATCGTGTCGTCGGCGCCTTCCTCGCGGCCGATCCTCCGCTCGACTACGCGGCGAACTTCGCGCCCGACGATCGGCGGATCCCGCTCGGCCTCTCGGTCGAGGTGTTCTCCCGCGCGGCCCTCGAACGTGCACACGCCGAGGGCCGCGCGGGTTACCACCGGGAACACGTGACGCCTTACCTGTACGAGGAGAAAGGTCGGTTTCGCACGGGCGTGGTGCACCCCGCCGAGGACCTGTCGCATCTCCGCCTCACGGTGGACACGCCCGAGGATCTCGTCGTCGTGCGCGCGGTGCTCGAAGCACTGGAGGGTGAGCCCGATCGGATGTCGCTCGCCCGCGCGGCGCGCTTCCTCGTGGTGCACCCGGAGATCGCGCGGCTGAATGCCTCGGTGCGACAGCGCTCGTTCCGGGAGAGCGACGGGCCCGCGCGGCTTCACGGCGCCTGGGCGATCTTCCGCGCGGACGCGACGCCCGAGGTCGGCGCGGGGCACGCGATGCGTTGCCTCGCGATCGCGGAAGCCTGGGTCCTCGCGGGCGGTCGCGCCGCGCTCCTCGGCCTCGTCCCCGCCTCGATCGCGGATCGCTTCACCGAGCGAGGGATCGAGGTCCACGCCGTTCCGACGCGCATCACCCCGGGATCCGCCGCCGATGCGCTCTGGCTGCGCACGTCGGCCGAGGAGCGGGGGGCCGTGGTCGTCGTCGCCGACGGCTACGCCTTCGACGCGCAGTGGCTCGCGACGAGCCGCGGCCCGTTCGTCACGGCCTACGTCGACGATTTCTCGCAGCAGGACCTGCCCGTCGACGTCGTGATCGATCCGAACGCCGGCGGGCGCGAGGAGGGGCGGGGCGCGGGGCCGCAGCGTGTGCTCGCAGGCGCGAGGTACACGCCGCTGCGTGCGGAGTTCCGGAGGAGCCCGGCGCCCGCGCGATCGTTCGCGCCGCCGCTCTCGCTCCTGCTCACGTTCGGGGCGAGTGATCCGGCGCGGCTGTCGCTCCCGGCGCTCCGGGCTGTGCTCGCGATCGGGAAGGCCGTGCCGCTGCGGATCACGGTCCTCGCGGGCCCGATGCACCCGGACCTCGAGGCCTTGCGCGCGCTCGCCGCGTCCGTGGACGACGTCGCCCAGAGGCCCGCGATCGTGCACGACACGAAGGACGTGGCCGCGCTCTTCGCGTCGATCGATCTCGCCGTGGCCGCCGCGGGCAGCACCGCGTGGGAGCTCGCCGCGATGGGCGTGCCGATGCTGCTCGTGCCCGTGGCCGACAACCAGCGCGCGGTGATCGACCCGCTCGTTTCCGCCGGCGCCGCCGCGCGCCTGGATCTCGAAGCCGCGAGGGATGAAGCGCGCCTCTCGCGCGTGATCGAGGTCTTCGCCCTCGCGGGCGCCCAGGCACATCTGGCGATGTCGCAGGCATGTACAGGGCTCGTCGACGGACGCGGCGCAGAGCGGACATGTGACGCGCTCGCGGAGATCGTATCCGCCGAGGCCGCGCGGAGAGCCCCGAAGGAGAGAGCATGA
- a CDS encoding amylo-alpha-1,6-glucosidase: protein MSGSGGGAAAAASIWPHVDVRRELGRALFREWVASNGAGAYASSTVACMHTRRYHGLLVAALEPPRARHVVLSHVDVTVKSLAPRAAWDLATHQFPGLNPERGPFYLDRFDQDPVPRWTYAVAGGELEVLLALVRGENAAVLRYTWRGPHPVVITLRPLLAMRHMHALMREHGAMEQRVELRAGEMRVRPMKGLPRLCFRYEGTFVGSPDWWRRFEYLVERDRGLEFQEDLWTPGVFEIRADGSGAPSFLVVGVDKLPEGKPEEIITQTVTAIQAEDPGPTVSTLERKLSVAAELYRADLAPVPSVVAGYPWAEHWGRDGLIALPGLYLATGKVEEAKRVLRGIVATMEGGLVPGRRADEDGRPDTAMAGATLWLFEAARSFADVLGDADPFLQGEVVPAMTAAFEAILRGDAPNGIRVTADGLLAAGKPGDAPTWMNARVHGQPVTPRVGCAIELSALWARGCHTLARLAHAAGAGALADRADIACRRARAAFHARFWCDQTSYPYDVISEVKEGEEAFQDAAIRPNAVLALAIDPACFSPERARATLRRAREELVTPAGLRTLAPSDTAYKGYYGGNVAERDAAYHQGTAWPWLLGFYARAARGVLPAEDSLVVELPELIASAAEREVAVGQVAELASGDMPYTPNGGPAQAFSVAELLRALKG from the coding sequence ATGAGCGGGAGCGGTGGCGGAGCGGCCGCGGCCGCTTCGATCTGGCCGCACGTGGACGTGCGGCGGGAGCTCGGGCGCGCGCTCTTTCGCGAGTGGGTCGCGAGCAACGGCGCCGGGGCGTACGCGAGCTCGACGGTCGCGTGTATGCACACGCGGCGCTACCACGGCCTGCTCGTCGCGGCGCTGGAGCCGCCGCGCGCGCGGCACGTGGTGCTGTCGCACGTGGACGTGACGGTCAAGTCGCTCGCGCCACGCGCGGCGTGGGATCTGGCGACGCACCAGTTCCCGGGGCTGAACCCGGAGCGCGGGCCGTTTTACCTCGACCGCTTCGATCAGGATCCGGTGCCGCGCTGGACCTACGCGGTCGCGGGCGGCGAGCTCGAGGTGCTGCTCGCGCTCGTGCGCGGCGAGAACGCGGCGGTGCTGCGGTACACGTGGCGCGGGCCGCACCCGGTGGTGATCACGCTCCGGCCGCTGCTCGCGATGCGGCACATGCACGCGCTGATGCGCGAGCACGGGGCGATGGAGCAGCGGGTGGAGCTGCGCGCGGGGGAGATGCGCGTGCGGCCGATGAAGGGGCTGCCGCGGCTCTGCTTCCGCTACGAGGGGACGTTCGTGGGCTCGCCCGACTGGTGGCGGCGCTTCGAGTACCTCGTGGAGCGAGATCGAGGGCTCGAGTTCCAGGAGGATCTCTGGACACCGGGCGTGTTCGAGATCCGCGCGGATGGCTCGGGCGCGCCGAGCTTCCTCGTGGTGGGCGTGGACAAGCTGCCCGAGGGCAAACCCGAGGAGATCATCACGCAGACGGTGACGGCGATCCAGGCGGAGGACCCGGGGCCGACCGTCTCGACGCTCGAGCGCAAGCTGTCGGTGGCGGCGGAGCTCTACCGGGCGGATCTGGCGCCGGTGCCGTCGGTCGTCGCGGGGTACCCGTGGGCCGAGCACTGGGGGCGGGACGGGTTGATCGCGCTGCCGGGGCTCTACCTCGCGACGGGAAAGGTCGAGGAAGCGAAGCGCGTGCTCCGCGGGATCGTGGCCACGATGGAGGGGGGCCTCGTGCCGGGCCGGAGGGCCGACGAGGACGGCCGCCCGGACACGGCGATGGCCGGCGCGACGCTCTGGCTCTTCGAGGCGGCGCGCTCGTTCGCGGACGTGCTCGGCGACGCGGATCCCTTCCTGCAAGGCGAGGTCGTGCCGGCGATGACGGCCGCGTTCGAGGCGATCCTGCGCGGCGACGCGCCAAACGGGATCCGCGTGACGGCGGACGGGCTGCTCGCCGCGGGCAAACCAGGTGACGCGCCGACATGGATGAACGCGCGCGTGCACGGGCAGCCGGTGACGCCACGCGTGGGCTGCGCGATCGAGCTGTCGGCGCTCTGGGCGCGAGGTTGCCACACGCTGGCGCGTCTCGCGCACGCGGCGGGCGCGGGCGCGCTCGCCGATCGAGCCGACATCGCCTGCCGGAGGGCGCGCGCCGCGTTCCACGCGCGGTTCTGGTGTGACCAGACGTCGTATCCGTACGACGTGATCTCCGAGGTGAAGGAGGGCGAAGAGGCCTTCCAGGACGCGGCGATCCGGCCGAACGCGGTGCTTGCGCTGGCGATCGATCCGGCCTGCTTCTCGCCGGAGCGGGCGCGCGCGACGCTGCGGCGAGCGCGGGAGGAGCTGGTGACGCCCGCGGGGCTCAGGACGCTCGCGCCTTCGGACACGGCGTACAAGGGGTATTACGGCGGCAACGTCGCGGAGCGCGACGCGGCGTATCACCAGGGGACGGCGTGGCCGTGGTTGCTCGGGTTTTACGCGCGCGCGGCGCGGGGCGTGCTCCCCGCGGAGGATTCGCTCGTCGTGGAGCTGCCGGAGCTCATCGCGTCGGCGGCCGAGCGCGAGGTCGCGGTGGGGCAGGTGGCCGAGCTCGCGAGCGGGGACATGCCGTACACGCCGAACGGCGGGCCGGCGCAGGCCTTCAGCGTGGCGGAGCTTTTGCGGGCGCTGAAGGGCTGA
- a CDS encoding lipopolysaccharide biosynthesis protein produces the protein MGAELDAEADKRAAAAPLGSSITRLFRNASIYGFGQLVVSLISFGADPLLSYLLTRADFGLLGLTRTTTNLLANGYRLGLDSAVNRMFFDVERDPGAQRRAIGTINTFLLGWALLLTAAQELFGPAIYARVFTNVPYAPYGRFVAYALLCNTLIAVAQTVWGAQERAKKLIGVRIVSALLTNAIMFGLLYLSELGVMSVYVAQAVGPTIMLWVHLRFAYRSFGFAFDPTVLGRALVFGLPMVVHLSSHWALEAADRLLIETYLGRDAVGLYTVAYGSTTTLFMINQSVNGAYVPQFMRAHGKPSEEGFVGRAITLFLLTVSAATLGFVIFAPTVVRTLYSSRFTEAAPLTMILSLAAPMHAVYLVHVNALFHASRTRIIPVLTFLAGAANIGLNVWLLPKLGIVGAAWATLASYAILALLFWAGSRSARLPYEKGRLARMFVVASIVALAAALVDGRFSLAAELGLKLGITLAAPVLLAATGFLTDEERAWIANKRGALAARWSS, from the coding sequence ATGGGCGCCGAGCTCGATGCAGAGGCCGACAAGCGGGCCGCCGCGGCGCCGCTCGGTTCGAGCATCACGAGGCTCTTTCGAAACGCGTCGATCTACGGCTTCGGACAGCTCGTCGTCTCGCTCATCTCCTTCGGCGCCGACCCGCTGCTCTCGTACCTGCTCACGCGGGCGGACTTCGGCCTGCTCGGCCTCACGCGCACCACGACGAACCTGCTCGCGAACGGATACCGCCTCGGCCTCGACAGCGCCGTCAACCGCATGTTCTTCGACGTCGAGCGGGACCCGGGCGCCCAGCGGCGTGCGATCGGCACCATCAACACGTTCCTCCTCGGCTGGGCGCTCCTGCTCACGGCGGCGCAGGAGTTGTTTGGGCCCGCCATCTACGCCCGCGTCTTCACGAACGTGCCCTACGCGCCGTACGGCCGGTTCGTCGCGTACGCGCTGCTCTGCAACACGCTGATCGCCGTGGCGCAGACGGTCTGGGGGGCGCAGGAGCGCGCGAAGAAGCTCATCGGCGTGCGCATCGTGAGCGCGCTCCTGACGAACGCCATCATGTTCGGGCTGCTCTACCTCTCGGAGCTCGGCGTGATGTCGGTCTACGTCGCGCAGGCCGTGGGCCCGACGATCATGCTCTGGGTCCACCTGCGTTTCGCGTACCGCTCGTTCGGCTTCGCGTTCGACCCGACGGTGCTCGGGCGCGCGCTCGTCTTCGGCTTGCCGATGGTGGTCCACCTGTCGAGCCACTGGGCCCTGGAGGCGGCCGATCGGCTGCTCATCGAGACGTACCTCGGGCGCGACGCGGTCGGCCTCTACACGGTCGCGTACGGGTCGACGACGACGCTCTTCATGATCAACCAGTCGGTCAACGGCGCGTACGTGCCGCAGTTCATGCGGGCGCACGGCAAGCCGAGCGAGGAGGGCTTCGTGGGCCGCGCGATCACGCTCTTCTTGCTCACGGTGTCGGCCGCGACGCTTGGCTTCGTGATCTTCGCGCCGACGGTCGTCCGGACGCTCTACTCGTCCCGCTTCACGGAGGCGGCGCCGCTCACGATGATCCTCTCGCTTGCCGCGCCGATGCACGCCGTCTATCTCGTGCACGTGAACGCGCTCTTTCACGCGTCGCGGACGCGGATCATCCCGGTCCTCACGTTCCTCGCGGGCGCGGCGAACATCGGGCTCAACGTGTGGCTGCTCCCGAAGCTCGGGATCGTGGGCGCGGCGTGGGCGACGCTGGCGAGCTACGCGATCCTGGCGCTCCTCTTCTGGGCGGGGTCGCGGAGCGCGCGTCTGCCCTACGAGAAGGGGCGGCTCGCGCGGATGTTCGTGGTCGCGTCGATCGTGGCCTTGGCCGCGGCGCTGGTCGACGGCAGGTTCTCGCTCGCCGCGGAGCTCGGTCTGAAGCTCGGCATCACACTCGCGGCCCCGGTCCTGCTCGCGGCCACGGGCTTCCTGACGGACGAGGAGCGGGCGTGGATAGCGAACAAGCGCGGCGCGCTGGCCGCGAGGTGGTCGTCATGA
- a CDS encoding glycosyltransferase family 4 protein: MSLTVVLHGDPAATQQTRLAFALASRGHHIVLCDAPEIAARVRAAYPDRCAEMSSQPRLPMFLRRALTRRRARALGADVVHLNSLKHWHALWIGLLPYIATAWGSDLNDEVFPKPKHVTRAVDRVLAHADAVTADSNALLRKARARAKDSRAPFELVFWGVDRALFDPAKAAPGARAMRERLGIAPGVRVLLSPRQNKPHYHVDRILRAFAASAWSRDGVMVIKLHGRDDDAVHEARLRALAAELGVTDLVRFAPPCDYEELPAMYAMADVAVSALEADGVPSTLCELMSLGVPVVATDLPDYAGVLAHDERALLVPPGDHGALVGALDRLAASPELGARLATHGKAWVEEHADWERCVDRWEALYRKAVSPSAPAKAPPR, from the coding sequence ATGAGCCTCACTGTCGTGCTTCATGGCGATCCCGCTGCCACCCAGCAGACACGACTCGCGTTCGCTCTCGCCTCGCGCGGCCACCACATCGTGCTCTGCGACGCCCCCGAGATCGCCGCCCGCGTGCGCGCGGCCTACCCCGACCGCTGCGCCGAGATGTCGAGCCAGCCGCGGCTGCCGATGTTCCTCCGCCGCGCGCTCACGCGCCGCCGTGCCCGCGCGCTCGGCGCGGACGTCGTGCACCTGAACTCGCTCAAGCACTGGCACGCGCTCTGGATCGGCCTCCTCCCGTACATCGCGACCGCCTGGGGCAGCGACCTCAACGACGAGGTCTTCCCCAAGCCCAAGCACGTCACCCGCGCCGTCGACCGCGTCCTCGCCCACGCCGACGCCGTGACCGCCGACTCGAACGCCCTCCTGCGCAAGGCCCGCGCGCGCGCGAAGGACTCCCGCGCGCCGTTCGAGCTCGTCTTCTGGGGCGTCGACCGCGCGCTCTTCGATCCGGCGAAGGCCGCGCCCGGCGCGCGCGCCATGCGCGAACGGCTCGGCATCGCGCCCGGCGTGCGTGTGCTCTTGAGCCCGCGCCAGAACAAGCCGCACTACCACGTCGACCGCATCCTGCGCGCCTTCGCCGCGAGCGCCTGGTCCAGGGACGGCGTGATGGTCATCAAGCTGCACGGTCGCGACGACGACGCCGTGCACGAGGCGCGCCTGCGCGCGCTCGCAGCGGAGCTCGGCGTCACGGACCTCGTGCGCTTCGCGCCTCCTTGCGACTACGAGGAGCTGCCCGCGATGTACGCGATGGCGGACGTCGCCGTCTCGGCGCTCGAAGCCGACGGCGTGCCGAGCACCCTCTGCGAGCTCATGTCGCTCGGCGTGCCCGTCGTGGCCACGGATCTGCCGGACTACGCGGGCGTGCTCGCGCACGACGAGCGCGCCCTGCTCGTGCCGCCCGGCGATCACGGCGCGCTCGTCGGCGCCCTCGATCGCCTCGCCGCGAGCCCCGAGCTCGGGGCGAGGCTCGCCACGCACGGCAAGGCCTGGGTCGAGGAGCACGCGGACTGGGAGAGGTGCGTCGACCGCTGGGAGGCGCTCTACCGAAAGGCTGTCAGCCCTTCAGCGCCCGCAAAAGCTCCGCCACGCTGA
- a CDS encoding GNAT family N-acetyltransferase codes for MMERSIPSILIGQRRVGLDEGCYVIAEAGSNHNGSLEQAYRLIDVAVEAGADAVKFQIFRASALYPPTAGKSDYLGDERNIFDIIKSMEMPPEWLPKLAEYARGKGIGFMASAFDEASTDLLDPYVDAYKCASYEMTHAPLLRHMASKGKPIVFSTGTASLVEVGEAIEVVRAAGNDQMIALQCTAAYPAPLESINARALVTMREVFGVLTGLSDHSRDAVAAPVTAVALGAVVIEKHYTLSNRLPGPDHAFALEPHELTEMIRRIREVERALGTGRKEVHEVEEELRAFARRTVFSSRRIEPGESLSAENTIMLRAGKHRHGMSPRQGVEAFGRKVARAIEPYEPVSLEDLAPAPTRAAPAVTLRKAERRDEGRVWVWNDEPGARRVSISKEPIPWEAHKAWFAARLADPGTTLWIVESGGEAAGTVRIERRGEEDQISIALAPSARGRGIGVAAILEATRLHEGWLVALVSFENTASARAFERAGFGRVGTRDVQGTTVVVYARAARPPAAEALDER; via the coding sequence ATGATGGAGCGATCGATCCCGAGCATCCTCATCGGCCAGCGACGCGTCGGTCTCGACGAAGGCTGCTACGTCATCGCGGAGGCCGGCAGCAACCACAACGGCAGCCTGGAGCAGGCCTACCGTCTGATCGACGTGGCCGTCGAAGCTGGCGCAGACGCCGTCAAGTTCCAGATCTTCCGCGCGTCCGCGCTCTACCCGCCGACCGCCGGCAAGAGCGACTACCTCGGCGACGAGCGCAACATCTTCGACATCATCAAGTCGATGGAGATGCCGCCCGAGTGGCTGCCGAAGCTCGCGGAGTACGCGCGCGGCAAGGGCATCGGGTTCATGGCCTCGGCGTTCGACGAGGCGTCGACGGACCTGCTCGATCCGTACGTCGACGCGTACAAGTGCGCGAGCTACGAGATGACGCACGCGCCGCTCCTCCGGCACATGGCGTCGAAGGGCAAGCCGATCGTGTTCTCGACGGGCACGGCGTCGCTCGTCGAGGTGGGCGAGGCGATCGAGGTGGTGCGCGCCGCGGGCAACGATCAGATGATCGCGCTGCAATGCACGGCCGCGTATCCCGCGCCGCTCGAGAGCATCAACGCCCGCGCGCTCGTCACGATGCGCGAGGTCTTCGGCGTCCTCACGGGCCTGTCCGATCACTCGCGGGACGCGGTCGCTGCGCCCGTGACCGCGGTGGCGCTCGGCGCAGTCGTGATCGAGAAGCACTACACGCTGAGCAACCGCCTGCCGGGGCCGGATCACGCGTTCGCGCTCGAGCCGCACGAGCTCACGGAGATGATCCGCCGGATCCGCGAGGTCGAGCGGGCGCTCGGGACGGGCCGCAAGGAGGTGCACGAGGTCGAGGAGGAGCTGCGCGCCTTCGCGCGACGGACGGTCTTCTCGTCGCGGAGGATCGAGCCCGGTGAGTCGCTCTCGGCGGAGAACACCATCATGCTGCGCGCGGGCAAGCACCGGCACGGGATGTCGCCGCGGCAAGGCGTGGAAGCGTTCGGGCGAAAGGTCGCCCGCGCGATCGAGCCTTACGAGCCCGTGAGCCTCGAGGACCTCGCGCCCGCGCCCACGCGCGCCGCGCCCGCTGTGACCTTGCGCAAGGCCGAGCGTCGCGACGAGGGGCGCGTGTGGGTCTGGAACGACGAGCCGGGCGCGCGGCGCGTGTCGATCAGCAAGGAGCCGATCCCCTGGGAGGCGCACAAGGCCTGGTTCGCCGCGCGCCTCGCCGATCCCGGAACGACGCTGTGGATCGTCGAGTCCGGCGGGGAGGCCGCGGGCACCGTGCGGATCGAGCGTCGCGGCGAGGAAGACCAGATCTCGATCGCGCTCGCGCCCTCGGCGCGTGGTCGCGGGATCGGCGTCGCGGCGATCCTCGAGGCCACCCGGCTCCACGAAGGCTGGCTCGTCGCGCTCGTCTCGTTCGAGAACACGGCGAGCGCGCGGGCCTTCGAGCGCGCGGGGTTTGGCCGGGTGGGCACGCGTGACGTGCAGGGGACGACGGTCGTGGTCTACGCGCGCGCCGCGCGCCCGCCCGCCGCGGAGGCGCTCGATGAGCGGTGA